The segment CTGTTTGCTGTACGGTCAATAAACAGAACATGTAAAGAGATTAGAGTAAAAAATTAACATGTTAAGCTATGTAGCGATGCGAAGGCTTTTCCTTTTCAGTATTAACTTGAAACTAGCTTGGCTGAAGGAACATATGTAATAGAAACAAAAGTGAAAGCATTACATTGCTGAACACCGAGGACAGTTGCGGTTAGAAACCTTGAGTTAGGTCGATGCCTTACGTTAGGCTTCTCAAGATAAGCTCGGACACCATCTTTTTCAGCTTGTCTCCTCAACTCTGCTGCTTCTCTTAACAGAACCGAAGCTATTCGGTTTTCAGTTTCCAGATCCATCCTAAGCCCCACACCACACACAAGCAGCTGTCAAAGTAACCAAACACTTCAGAATCTGATATAGAAGCCTAAACTTGTCAGCCACGAAATTTGTGCAAAAGCTATGATCTTTGGATGCGAGAGAAACAAAATCAACAATTGAAAAACAGAGGTTTCTCAAAACAGAGGTTTCTCAGTTACTGACTCAGAAGAGGAGACTAGTAGTAACTTACTAGTAAAGTCAAGTGCTTAATGAGGGATAAGCTTCGAAAAGTCGCGAGATTCGATTTCTCGGCGTTCTTCTTCTCCCGCACGCGCAAAGATTCTCCTTGGTCGCCGGATTGTGGATTGAATCCGAGGAGTCGAGTCAATTGAATCGATCACCGAAAAAACTATTAAGTAAACCGAACCGGAACGGTACAGTGCATACtcggttttgtttggtttggttaataGAAAAATCTTGTTATCAACGACCGTGGCGGCGGTTAAGATGgatatactattaaataatctGGCCGTTCGTGCTAATCACGCGCGATTAATAAAAGATCCCATGAAAATCGGATCCGGATCCGAAAAAAGCTGACCCGTTTTGAAGCGGttgtctctttttttctttcttttgccgCGAGTTATTAATACCGTTTTGGACCAGTCAACAGCGCAAGGCTGGCTCTTTGGTGTCGTCGCTTCGTATTATCGTCTCATCATCGACCTTTCCTTTCCCAATGCGGTTCACTTGGAAACTCGCGATTCATCTTCCTAGGGTTTACTAAGGGTTTCTCAGTCTCTCTATAAACAAACTCATCCTCTAAAGACTGTTCACTGAGTAGTGTAATGGAGAGATACAGTAGAGTCGAGAAACCAAAACAAGTTTCTCCGATCAACGAGAATGAGATCCGTGTCACCAGCGTTGGCCTTATCCGAAACTACATCACCTATGCCATCACTCTTCTTCAGGTACACTCCTCTCTTTCTCGCATTCTCTCTGTGTTCTAATTCGATTGATTTTCACtaaatattctgttttttttttctttttaggaGAAAGGTGCGAAGGAGATTGTGTTGAAGGCAATGGGACAAGCAATCAGCAAGACCGTCACAATCTCTGAGATACTCAAAGTCAGTGCTCTCTCACTCgataaaaaaaacttgtatGAATATCATCTGATCTTTGTCATTTATATATTGCAGAGTAAAGTTCCAGGCTTGCATCAAGATGTTAATATCAGTTCTATGAGCATTACTGATGTGTTTGAGCCTATGGAGGAGGGTCTTGTACCGTGAGCATCCATTGCATTATGCTCTGATACTttgttttccttctttttttttgggtggaTTGAAGTTAATTAACCGTATGACTATGATGTAGGGTGGAGGTGATACGACATGTTTCCATGATTTCAATCACATTGTCTTTGAGTGAGCTTAATCTTGATTCTCCTGGGTGAGTtaagtttctcttttttttttttcatctccCCAATAGGTTTTGagttttacatatatatattttttctttagagaggcatttttttttttttttttttttttgttcacgaCCATACTTGATTAATTAAACTTGGGTTTGGGTTCTTACAAGGCTTCTTAGGGCCTGTTTTGCCAGATTATCCTCAAAACAGAGAGAGGAGCGTTTAACAAATCTGAAAGCTATCGAAACAAAGTGCGAAGATAAAAGAGAGATCTCAGTTGCTATATTTGGTGAATTCGCATTATTATGGCGTTTTATTAAGCTAAAAGAAATGCTTATGAGTGTGTTCAGGTATCAAGCTCCAGCAAAGATAGATCAGTCTAAGCCTCAGTATCAGCCAAATCTAGCAACTCAAGCCCGTCTTCCTTACAATGCTTACCGTGAAGGTAAATTAGGTAATGTCTTTTGACTTTTTGTTGTGAACCACACCTGTTAATGTTATGTAAGAGTGTAACatctttcaaaattttggttggTTGTAGATTCGTATGGCAGAGGGAGGGGACGTGGCAGAGGAAGAGGTGGGTATGGAAACTACAATGGGAGTTATCAAGGAAAGTACCAAGGGAACTATCAAGAAGATTATCAAGGTATTGATATGCCATAGAAGAAAGATACTGATGGGTTCATATTTGTCTAGTATGTAACTGACTTGATATTTATTGTGTGATATGATTAGAAAATGATGGCGGGTATTCAAACTATGGCAGAGGCCGTGGTCGTGGCCGGAGCTATGGCTATCATGGTAAGTCAGAACATTGTCAACTAGAAAAAAGAACAAGCAAAATGGCAGGGTGTGTGGAAGATATATAAGTTACTCTTGATCAACATTGATTTAGTTCATATGCTTGTCACACAGCTTTAAACCCTTCTGCATCAAGTGATATCCTCTTTTGGTACGTTTTGTTTGAAACACAATTGTTGCATTTTATGTTAGGTGCTGGATATCAGGGTGGTA is part of the Raphanus sativus cultivar WK10039 chromosome 5, ASM80110v3, whole genome shotgun sequence genome and harbors:
- the LOC108859234 gene encoding glycine-rich cell wall structural protein 1.0 isoform X2, with protein sequence MERYSRVEKPKQVSPINENEIRVTSVGLIRNYITYAITLLQEKGAKEIVLKAMGQAISKTVTISEILKSKVPGLHQDVNISSMSITDVFEPMEEGLVPVEVIRHVSMISITLSLSELNLDSPGYQAPAKIDQSKPQYQPNLATQARLPYNAYREDSYGRGRGRGRGRGGYGNYNGSYQGKYQGNYQEDYQENDGGYSNYGRGRGRGRSYGYHGAGYQGGRGSYGGGGDGGYGSNRDSYGGGRDGGYGGGRGGGYGGVVKDQGYGGGRNQDYGSGRDQGYGGGREDGFGGRRGGFRGGRGDRYDGYGVSKGGYGRDRGRGDGHGAGLGNRYEGGGGGYDGGRGYGRGRGRMGYGGRSRGGANNQNHA
- the LOC108859234 gene encoding glycine-rich cell wall structural protein 1.0 isoform X1, translating into MERYSRVEKPKQVSPINENEIRVTSVGLIRNYITYAITLLQEKGAKEIVLKAMGQAISKTVTISEILKSKVPGLHQDVNISSMSITDVFEPMEEGLVPVEVIRHVSMISITLSLSELNLDSPGYQAPAKIDQSKPQYQPNLATQARLPYNAYREGKLDSYGRGRGRGRGRGGYGNYNGSYQGKYQGNYQEDYQENDGGYSNYGRGRGRGRSYGYHGAGYQGGRGSYGGGGDGGYGSNRDSYGGGRDGGYGGGRGGGYGGVVKDQGYGGGRNQDYGSGRDQGYGGGREDGFGGRRGGFRGGRGDRYDGYGVSKGGYGRDRGRGDGHGAGLGNRYEGGGGGYDGGRGYGRGRGRMGYGGRSRGGANNQNHA
- the LOC108859234 gene encoding uncharacterized protein LOC108859234 isoform X3, whose product is MERYSRVEKPKQVSPINENEIRVTSVGLIRNYITYAITLLQEKGAKEIVLKAMGQAISKTVTISEILKSKVPGLHQDVNISSMSITDVFEPMEEGLVPVEVIRHVSMISITLSLSELNLDSPGYQAPAKIDQSKPQYQPNLATQARLPYNAYREEGGDVAEEEVGMETTMGVIKESTKGTIKKIIKKMMAGIQTMAEAVVVAGAMAIMGGRGSYGGGGDGGYGSNRDSYGGGRDGGYGGGRGGGYGGVVKDQGYGGGRNQDYGSGRDQGYGGGREDGFGGRRGGFRGGRGDRYDGYGVSKGGYGRDRGRGDGHGAGLGNRYEGGGGGYDGGRGYGRGRGRMGYGGRSRGGANNQNHA